One Aegilops tauschii subsp. strangulata cultivar AL8/78 chromosome 7, Aet v6.0, whole genome shotgun sequence genomic window carries:
- the LOC109753766 gene encoding aspartyl protease family protein 1 isoform X2: MARSTCLSLVAVAMAVAAALAAAGEASSGIGFDLHHRSSPVVRRWAEARGHPGAAWWAEAEGTPEYYAALSRHDRAHLARRGLAEEGDGKKGLLTFASGNLTFRLDGSLHYAEVAVGTPNATFLVALDTGSDLFWVPCDCKQCAPIANASELRGGPELRPYSPGKSSTSKAVTCEHALCERPNACAAAGNSSSSCPYSVRYVSANTSSSGVLVEDVLHLSRQTGGLSTAVKAPVVLGCGQVQTGAFLDGAAVDGLLGLGMDKVSVPSVLHAAGLVASDSFSMCFSPDGLGRINFGDAGRPGQAETPFTIRNTHPTYNISVTAMTVEGKELAAEFAAVVDSGTSFTYLNDPAYTELATSFDSQVREKRANLSASIPFQYCYQLARGQTELFVPEVSLTTRGGAVFPVTRPFVLIAGETSDGQMVAVGYCLAVLQNDIAIDIIGRTRILIHTATVFSSANSSIVPLLIADYFITDEMHAENFMTGLKVVFDRERSVLGWHQFDCYKDVETEAHGGSPGAAPGPSPTTRIKPRQSVPYPGAVPVTPRQPGSGGSRLSFFSMSLLLPLLAAAAAMV; this comes from the exons ATGGCCCGCTCCACATGTCTGTCGCTCGTCGCCGTCGCTATGGCCGTCGCCGCGGCGCTCGCTGCTGCCGGCGAGGCGTCTTCCGGGATCGGGTTCGACCTGCACCACCGATCCTCGCCCGTGGTGAGGCGGTGGGCGGAGGCGCGGGGCCACCCGGGCGCCGCGTGGTGGGCCGAGGCCGAGGGCACGCCGGAGTACTACGCCGCGCTGTCCCGCCACGACCGCGCCCACCTCGCGCGCCGCGGGCTCGCCGAGGAGGGCGACGGGAAGAAGGGGCTGCTCACCTTCGCCAGCGGCAACCTCACGTTCCGGCTCGACGGGTCGCTGCACTACGCGGAGGTGGCGGTGGGCACGCCGAACGCAACGTTCCTGGTGGCCCTGGACACCGGCAGCGACCTCTTCTGGGTGCCCTGCGACTGCAAGCAGTGCGCGCCCATCGCCAACGCCTCGGAGCTGCGCGGCGGGCCGGAGCTCCGGCCGTACAGCCCCGGGAAGTCGTCGACGAGCAAGGCGGTGACCTGCGAGCACGCGCTCTGCGAGCGGCCCAacgcctgcgccgccgccggcaacagcagcagcagctgccCGTACAGCGTCAGGTACGTGTCCGCCAACACGTCCTCCTCCGGGGTGCTGGTCGAGGACGTGCTCCACCTCAGCCGGCAGACTGGCGGTCTTTCGACGGCGGTGAAGGCGCCCGTGGTGCTCGGGTGCGGGCAGGTGCAGACGGGCGCGTTCCTGGACGGCGCCGCCGTGGACGGCCTGCTGGGGCTCGGCATGGACAAGGTGTCCGTGCCCAGCGTGCTGCACGCCGCCGGCCTCGTCGCTTCCGACAGCTTCTCCATGTGCTTCAGCCCCGACGGCCTCGGCCGCATCAACTTCGGCGACGCCGGCCGCCCCGGCCAGGCCGAGACGCCCTTCACCATCCGGAACACGCA CCCGACGTACAACATCAGCGTGACGGCGATGACGGTGGAGGGGAAGGAGCTGGCGGCGGAGTTCGCCGCCGTCGTGGACTCCGGCACGTCCTTCACCTACCTCAACGACCCGGCGTACACGGAGCTGGCCACCAGCTTCGACTCCCAGGTGCGCGAGAAGAGGGCCAACCTCAGCGCCTCCATCCCCTTCCAGTACTGCTACCAGCTGGCCCGCGGGCAGACGGAGCTCTTCGTGCCGGAGGTGAGCCTCACCACCAGGGGCGGCGCCGTCTTCCCGGTCACCCGCCCCTTCGTGCTCATCGCCGGCGAGACCAGCGACGGCCAGATGGTCGCCGTCGGATACTGCCTCGCCGTGCTCCAGAACGACATCGCCATCGACATCATCGGCCGTACGCGCATACTGATACACACTGCTACTGTCTTCTCTTCAGCTAATTCGTCGATCGTTCCGTTGCTGATTGCTGATTACTTCATCACTGATGAAATGCATGCAGAGAACTTCATGACCGGCCTCAAGGTGGTGTTCGACCGGGAGAGGTCCGTCCTCGGCTGGCACCAGTTCGACT GTTACAAGGACGTGGAGACGGAGGCCCACGGCGGGAGCCCCGGCGCGGCTCCAGGGCCATCGCCGACGACCCGAATCAAGCCGCGGCAGAGCGTCCCGTACCCCGGCGCGGTGCCCGTAACGCCGAGGCAGCCGGGCTCAGGCGGCAGccgcctctccttcttctccatGTCGCTGTTGCTTCCCCTGCTGGCTGCCGCCGCGGCCATGGTCTGA
- the LOC109753766 gene encoding aspartyl protease family protein 1 isoform X1, producing MARSTCLSLVAVAMAVAAALAAAGEASSGIGFDLHHRSSPVVRRWAEARGHPGAAWWAEAEGTPEYYAALSRHDRAHLARRGLAEEGDGKKGLLTFASGNLTFRLDGSLHYAEVAVGTPNATFLVALDTGSDLFWVPCDCKQCAPIANASELRGGPELRPYSPGKSSTSKAVTCEHALCERPNACAAAGNSSSSCPYSVRYVSANTSSSGVLVEDVLHLSRQTGGLSTAVKAPVVLGCGQVQTGAFLDGAAVDGLLGLGMDKVSVPSVLHAAGLVASDSFSMCFSPDGLGRINFGDAGRPGQAETPFTIRNTHPTYNISVTAMTVEGKELAAEFAAVVDSGTSFTYLNDPAYTELATSFDSQVREKRANLSASIPFQYCYQLARGQTELFVPEVSLTTRGGAVFPVTRPFVLIAGETSDGQMVAVGYCLAVLQNDIAIDIIGQNFMTGLKVVFDRERSVLGWHQFDCYKDVETEAHGGSPGAAPGPSPTTRIKPRQSVPYPGAVPVTPRQPGSGGSRLSFFSMSLLLPLLAAAAAMV from the exons ATGGCCCGCTCCACATGTCTGTCGCTCGTCGCCGTCGCTATGGCCGTCGCCGCGGCGCTCGCTGCTGCCGGCGAGGCGTCTTCCGGGATCGGGTTCGACCTGCACCACCGATCCTCGCCCGTGGTGAGGCGGTGGGCGGAGGCGCGGGGCCACCCGGGCGCCGCGTGGTGGGCCGAGGCCGAGGGCACGCCGGAGTACTACGCCGCGCTGTCCCGCCACGACCGCGCCCACCTCGCGCGCCGCGGGCTCGCCGAGGAGGGCGACGGGAAGAAGGGGCTGCTCACCTTCGCCAGCGGCAACCTCACGTTCCGGCTCGACGGGTCGCTGCACTACGCGGAGGTGGCGGTGGGCACGCCGAACGCAACGTTCCTGGTGGCCCTGGACACCGGCAGCGACCTCTTCTGGGTGCCCTGCGACTGCAAGCAGTGCGCGCCCATCGCCAACGCCTCGGAGCTGCGCGGCGGGCCGGAGCTCCGGCCGTACAGCCCCGGGAAGTCGTCGACGAGCAAGGCGGTGACCTGCGAGCACGCGCTCTGCGAGCGGCCCAacgcctgcgccgccgccggcaacagcagcagcagctgccCGTACAGCGTCAGGTACGTGTCCGCCAACACGTCCTCCTCCGGGGTGCTGGTCGAGGACGTGCTCCACCTCAGCCGGCAGACTGGCGGTCTTTCGACGGCGGTGAAGGCGCCCGTGGTGCTCGGGTGCGGGCAGGTGCAGACGGGCGCGTTCCTGGACGGCGCCGCCGTGGACGGCCTGCTGGGGCTCGGCATGGACAAGGTGTCCGTGCCCAGCGTGCTGCACGCCGCCGGCCTCGTCGCTTCCGACAGCTTCTCCATGTGCTTCAGCCCCGACGGCCTCGGCCGCATCAACTTCGGCGACGCCGGCCGCCCCGGCCAGGCCGAGACGCCCTTCACCATCCGGAACACGCA CCCGACGTACAACATCAGCGTGACGGCGATGACGGTGGAGGGGAAGGAGCTGGCGGCGGAGTTCGCCGCCGTCGTGGACTCCGGCACGTCCTTCACCTACCTCAACGACCCGGCGTACACGGAGCTGGCCACCAGCTTCGACTCCCAGGTGCGCGAGAAGAGGGCCAACCTCAGCGCCTCCATCCCCTTCCAGTACTGCTACCAGCTGGCCCGCGGGCAGACGGAGCTCTTCGTGCCGGAGGTGAGCCTCACCACCAGGGGCGGCGCCGTCTTCCCGGTCACCCGCCCCTTCGTGCTCATCGCCGGCGAGACCAGCGACGGCCAGATGGTCGCCGTCGGATACTGCCTCGCCGTGCTCCAGAACGACATCGCCATCGACATCATCGGCC AGAACTTCATGACCGGCCTCAAGGTGGTGTTCGACCGGGAGAGGTCCGTCCTCGGCTGGCACCAGTTCGACT GTTACAAGGACGTGGAGACGGAGGCCCACGGCGGGAGCCCCGGCGCGGCTCCAGGGCCATCGCCGACGACCCGAATCAAGCCGCGGCAGAGCGTCCCGTACCCCGGCGCGGTGCCCGTAACGCCGAGGCAGCCGGGCTCAGGCGGCAGccgcctctccttcttctccatGTCGCTGTTGCTTCCCCTGCTGGCTGCCGCCGCGGCCATGGTCTGA